A window of the Synechococcus sp. JA-3-3Ab genome harbors these coding sequences:
- a CDS encoding TlyA family RNA methyltransferase, with translation MADRVRLDTWLVERGYFSSRQQAQRAILAGEVFLNGVRAEKAGTWVSGDPVVHIQAKSAFVSRGGEKLQGALQAFPIQVQGRICLDAGISTGGFTDCLLQRGAQRVYGVDVGYGQLAWSLRTDPRVILRERTNLRYLQPADLYGTEVPTPNWPDLAVVDLSFISLTKVLDPLWKLLRSPREALLLVKPQFEAGRGQVGKRGVVRDPAIHARVLQTVMQAAVSRGWRVQGYTWSPITGSAGNIEYWLWLAEGEGIPLPDTGALQQMSEQARAALHP, from the coding sequence ATGGCCGATCGAGTCCGCCTGGATACCTGGCTGGTGGAGCGAGGGTATTTTTCTTCGCGCCAGCAGGCGCAGCGGGCTATCTTGGCGGGAGAAGTCTTCCTCAACGGAGTACGGGCGGAAAAAGCCGGGACGTGGGTAAGCGGAGATCCTGTAGTCCACATCCAGGCCAAGTCTGCTTTTGTCTCGCGAGGAGGAGAAAAGCTTCAGGGGGCACTGCAAGCTTTTCCCATTCAAGTCCAGGGTCGCATCTGTTTGGATGCTGGCATCTCCACTGGGGGCTTCACCGATTGCCTCCTGCAACGAGGGGCGCAGCGGGTCTATGGGGTGGATGTGGGCTATGGCCAATTGGCCTGGTCTTTGCGAACTGACCCGCGGGTAATCCTTAGGGAACGGACCAACTTGCGCTATCTTCAGCCAGCCGATCTCTACGGAACCGAGGTGCCCACTCCCAACTGGCCGGATCTGGCAGTGGTGGATCTCTCCTTTATTTCCCTGACTAAGGTGTTGGATCCTCTGTGGAAGCTGTTGCGCTCGCCGCGGGAAGCCTTGCTGCTAGTCAAGCCGCAGTTTGAGGCGGGCCGAGGCCAGGTGGGCAAAAGGGGGGTAGTGCGGGATCCGGCTATCCACGCTCGCGTGCTCCAGACGGTGATGCAGGCGGCAGTGAGTCGCGGTTGGCGGGTGCAGGGCTATACGTGGTCGCCTATCACTGGCTCTGCCGGCAACATCGAGTACTGGCTATGGCTTGCTGAAGGGGAAGGGATCCCTCTCCCCGACACCGGTGCGCTACAACAGATGAGCGAACAGGCAAGAGCAGCCTTACACCCATAA
- the sat gene encoding sulfate adenylyltransferase, whose amino-acid sequence MTVSGDAIPPHGGTLVNRIASPEQAQELRSKAEHCPILHLDERAQSDLEMIAIGGFSPLTGFMGREDYQSVLETMHLANGLAWSLPVTLPVSAEIAADLKEGQTIALANAEGRLLGLLELTEKFTYDKTREAQQVYRTTDEQHPGVKVLYQQGSVYLAGPVTLLQRDPHPLFPAYQIDPAQSRQLFRERGWKTIVGFQTRNPIHRAHEYIQKCALEIVDGLFLHPLVGATKSDDIPAEVRMRCYEVLIEKYYPKERVILAINPAAMRYAGPREAIFHALVRKNYGCTHFIVGRDHAGVGNYYGPYDAQHIFDEFRPEELGIIPLKFEHAFYCTVTGTMATAKTSPSQPHQRIHLSGTKVREMLRRGEIPPPEFSRPEVAQLLAEAMRERGQPE is encoded by the coding sequence ATGACTGTTTCTGGCGATGCCATTCCGCCCCACGGGGGCACCTTGGTCAACCGCATTGCCTCCCCTGAGCAGGCGCAGGAGCTGCGCTCCAAAGCTGAACACTGCCCCATCCTCCACCTCGACGAGCGGGCCCAGTCGGATCTGGAGATGATCGCCATCGGGGGCTTCAGCCCGCTCACTGGCTTCATGGGGCGGGAAGATTACCAGTCGGTTCTGGAGACGATGCACCTGGCCAACGGCCTGGCTTGGTCGCTGCCGGTAACGCTGCCGGTCTCTGCCGAGATAGCTGCCGATCTCAAGGAAGGGCAGACCATTGCCTTGGCCAATGCCGAGGGCAGGCTCTTGGGCCTGTTGGAATTGACCGAGAAGTTCACCTACGACAAAACCCGCGAAGCGCAGCAGGTCTACCGCACTACCGATGAGCAGCATCCGGGGGTGAAGGTGCTCTACCAACAGGGATCCGTCTATTTGGCCGGCCCCGTCACCCTCCTGCAGCGGGATCCCCATCCCCTTTTCCCGGCCTACCAGATCGACCCGGCCCAGTCGCGGCAACTGTTTCGGGAAAGAGGCTGGAAAACCATTGTCGGCTTTCAAACCCGCAACCCCATCCACCGCGCCCACGAGTACATTCAAAAGTGCGCTCTGGAAATCGTGGACGGGCTGTTTCTCCACCCGCTGGTGGGGGCTACCAAAAGCGACGACATTCCCGCCGAGGTGCGCATGCGCTGCTATGAGGTGTTGATTGAAAAGTACTACCCCAAAGAGCGGGTGATCTTGGCCATTAACCCTGCAGCCATGCGCTATGCAGGACCGCGGGAAGCCATCTTCCACGCCCTCGTTCGCAAAAACTACGGCTGCACCCATTTTATTGTGGGCCGGGATCACGCCGGGGTGGGCAACTACTACGGCCCTTATGATGCCCAGCACATTTTCGATGAGTTCCGTCCCGAGGAACTGGGCATCATCCCCCTCAAGTTTGAACATGCCTTCTATTGCACCGTCACCGGCACCATGGCCACGGCCAAGACCAGCCCCAGCCAGCCCCACCAGCGCATCCACCTCTCGGGCACCAAGGTGCGGGAAATGCTGCGCCGCGGCGAGATCCCCCCGCCGGAGTTCTCCCGCCCCGAGGTAGCCCAACTGCTGGCCGAAGCTATGCGTGAGCGGGGACAGCCTGAGTAG
- a CDS encoding ParA family protein, which translates to MARVLAFTNNKGGTGKSTLCVHAAQLTAQRGYRVLLIDLTSQATASSLYLEEAGSLPPEETVWASLHPQYRRPLEEVIYCTDKGVDVAPSHSTMAEVAAQLAAAGDSGQDLLQHQLAPLLPDYDFVFLDTPGELNALTANALRAARRVLIPTRLNRVDFSCTEVTLRYVESLKGELSQVRAILTMLDDRYLPGGIWSGSHTGQLYVQAQQIFADVLSPVTIPDSSDLRTAFDYGLTVMDYRPGSVVCQRLEQFVEHEVLL; encoded by the coding sequence ATGGCACGCGTCCTGGCTTTTACCAACAACAAAGGGGGCACCGGCAAGTCCACCCTCTGCGTCCACGCGGCTCAGTTAACGGCTCAACGGGGCTACCGAGTTCTGCTCATCGATCTCACCTCCCAAGCCACCGCCAGCAGCCTTTACCTGGAAGAGGCCGGATCCCTGCCCCCCGAGGAAACGGTTTGGGCCAGCCTGCACCCGCAGTACCGACGTCCTTTGGAAGAGGTGATCTATTGCACCGACAAGGGGGTGGATGTGGCGCCCTCCCACAGCACCATGGCGGAAGTGGCGGCCCAACTGGCGGCTGCTGGCGACTCCGGGCAAGACCTGTTGCAGCATCAGCTCGCTCCCCTGCTGCCGGATTACGACTTTGTCTTTCTCGATACGCCAGGGGAACTGAACGCCCTCACCGCCAACGCCCTGCGGGCGGCCCGGCGCGTGTTGATCCCGACACGGCTCAACCGCGTCGACTTCTCTTGTACAGAGGTGACCCTGCGCTATGTCGAGTCCCTGAAGGGCGAGTTGAGCCAAGTCCGCGCCATCTTGACCATGCTGGACGACCGCTACTTGCCAGGGGGCATCTGGTCCGGATCCCATACCGGGCAATTGTATGTGCAAGCGCAACAGATTTTTGCGGATGTGCTTTCACCCGTTACCATTCCAGATAGCAGCGATTTGCGCACCGCTTTTGACTACGGCTTGACGGTCATGGACTATCGGCCTGGCTCGGTGGTGTGTCAGCGATTGGAGCAGTTTGTCGAACATGAGGTGCTCTTGTGA
- a CDS encoding glucose-1-phosphate adenylyltransferase, whose protein sequence is MRDVLAIILGGGRGTRLYPLTKRRAKPAVPLAGKYRLIDIPVSNCINSDIDKIYVLTQFNSASLNRHIINTYRMSPFTGGFVDILAAQQTPDNPDWFQGTADAVRQYLWLMDSWKPRDFLILSGDHLYRMDYRPFIHYHRQTGADVTLAVLPCEEKVASGFGLLKIDADGRIVDFKEKPQGELLKACQVDTQALGLSPEEAKAKPYIASMGIYVFRREALIEMLKVKEHTDFGKEVLPSAIGKYHLQAYPFKGYWEDIGTIEAFYRANLALVQQPNPPFSFFDSEMPIYTRPRFLPPNKILDSQIVNSMIADGCIIKNAQIRNSIIGIRSRLEANTIVENTLVMGADYYESAEERQAKLEAGIPPVGIGANSHIVNAIVDKNARIGRNVRILNKDHVSEAQREEEGIWISNGIVTIIKDSVIPDNTVI, encoded by the coding sequence ATGCGCGATGTACTGGCGATTATCCTGGGCGGTGGGCGTGGCACCCGACTTTATCCCCTGACCAAGCGCCGTGCTAAACCTGCTGTGCCTCTGGCAGGCAAGTATCGCCTCATCGACATCCCGGTCAGCAACTGCATCAATTCTGATATTGATAAAATCTACGTCCTCACCCAGTTCAACTCCGCCTCCCTCAACCGCCACATCATCAACACCTACCGCATGTCTCCCTTCACAGGCGGCTTTGTGGATATTTTAGCGGCCCAACAGACGCCCGATAACCCGGATTGGTTTCAGGGCACCGCCGACGCTGTGCGCCAATATCTCTGGCTGATGGACTCCTGGAAGCCGCGGGACTTCCTCATCCTATCGGGGGATCACCTCTACCGCATGGACTACCGCCCCTTTATTCACTATCACCGGCAAACCGGAGCCGATGTGACGCTGGCGGTGCTCCCCTGCGAAGAAAAAGTGGCTTCGGGTTTTGGCTTGCTCAAGATCGACGCCGATGGACGGATCGTCGATTTCAAAGAAAAGCCGCAAGGGGAGCTGCTGAAAGCCTGTCAGGTGGATACCCAAGCCCTCGGCCTCAGCCCGGAAGAGGCCAAAGCCAAGCCCTACATCGCCTCGATGGGCATCTATGTATTCAGGCGGGAGGCCCTCATCGAGATGCTGAAGGTGAAGGAGCACACCGACTTCGGCAAAGAGGTGCTGCCGTCAGCCATCGGCAAGTACCATCTGCAGGCCTACCCGTTCAAGGGCTACTGGGAGGACATCGGCACCATCGAGGCTTTTTATCGAGCCAACCTGGCGCTGGTGCAGCAGCCCAACCCTCCCTTCAGCTTCTTTGACAGCGAAATGCCCATCTACACCCGCCCACGCTTTTTGCCCCCCAACAAAATCCTCGATTCCCAGATCGTCAACTCCATGATTGCCGACGGTTGCATCATCAAAAATGCTCAAATTCGCAATTCCATCATCGGCATTCGCAGCCGCCTGGAGGCCAATACCATTGTAGAGAATACCCTGGTCATGGGGGCCGATTACTACGAGTCGGCAGAAGAGCGGCAGGCCAAGCTGGAGGCTGGGATCCCACCGGTGGGCATCGGCGCCAACTCCCACATCGTCAACGCCATCGTGGACAAAAACGCCCGCATCGGGCGCAATGTCCGCATCCTCAACAAGGATCACGTCAGCGAAGCGCAGCGGGAAGAGGAAGGGATCTGGATCAGCAACGGCATCGTCACCATCATCAAGGACTCGGTGATCCCGGACAACACCGTCATTTGA
- a CDS encoding ABC1 kinase family protein, whose product MVNRISSIADLEVYDPQFITRYYRWRLLRVMGRALAILWPLLWFVLCLRWDQLWGQGDRKVPQRAEQLRKLLTDLGPTFIKVGQALSTRPDLVRKDYLEELTKLQDQLPSFPSQEAFARIESELGRPITEIYAQISPEPVAAASLGQVYKAQLHSGEWVAVKVQRPHLRERLSLDLYLIRWASTWLGPWLPLNLGNTLTAVVDEFGRKLFEEIDYLQEGRNCERFAEYFRGDPDVYVPRIFWAYSTRRVLTLEWIDGIKLTDVERIRAANLEVKQLVRIGVVAGLKQLLEYGFFHADPHPGNLFALPDGRLAYIDFGMMDQLTEEMKEYLVDALVHLVDRDYDALIDDFIHLGFLQPDVNRQELIPALETVLADVLNQEVGNFNFKTATDQFSDLMYRYPFQVPSHFALVIRSLVTQEGVALSLYPQFRIVGVAYPYVAKRLLTDESPRIRQRLLQVLIKDGKFRWNRLENLIQIARSDGGLDWVPTARMGLRYLMSEEARELRRQLVLSLTEDDRLHFEELQRLWHVISPDLSPTHLWQAALGSLPSTSDLQHTLAELREQVQAHLERLSPWRLPQPWPNWLAGVGQER is encoded by the coding sequence GTGGTTAACAGGATTTCCTCCATTGCCGACCTAGAAGTTTACGATCCGCAATTCATCACTCGTTACTACCGCTGGCGCCTGCTCCGGGTGATGGGTCGGGCGCTGGCCATTCTCTGGCCCCTCCTCTGGTTTGTTCTCTGTCTACGCTGGGATCAGCTTTGGGGACAGGGGGATCGCAAAGTGCCCCAGCGGGCAGAGCAGTTGCGCAAGCTGCTCACTGACCTAGGGCCTACCTTCATCAAGGTGGGGCAGGCCCTCTCGACGCGACCGGACTTGGTGCGCAAAGACTACTTGGAAGAGCTCACCAAGCTGCAGGATCAATTGCCCAGCTTTCCTTCCCAGGAGGCGTTTGCCCGCATTGAGTCAGAGTTGGGCCGTCCGATCACCGAGATCTACGCCCAGATCTCGCCCGAGCCGGTGGCTGCCGCCAGCTTGGGCCAAGTTTACAAAGCGCAACTGCACAGTGGCGAATGGGTGGCGGTGAAGGTGCAACGGCCCCACCTGCGGGAGCGGCTGAGCCTGGATCTGTACCTCATCCGCTGGGCCTCCACCTGGCTGGGGCCTTGGCTGCCCCTGAACCTGGGCAACACCTTGACGGCGGTGGTGGATGAGTTTGGTCGCAAGCTGTTTGAGGAGATCGACTACCTGCAGGAGGGACGGAACTGCGAGCGCTTTGCCGAATACTTTCGCGGCGATCCCGATGTGTATGTGCCGCGCATCTTTTGGGCCTACAGCACCCGCCGGGTGTTGACCCTGGAGTGGATTGACGGCATCAAGCTCACCGATGTGGAGCGCATTCGGGCGGCCAACTTGGAGGTGAAACAACTGGTGCGCATCGGCGTGGTGGCCGGACTGAAGCAGTTGCTGGAATACGGCTTTTTCCACGCCGATCCCCATCCGGGCAACCTGTTTGCCCTCCCCGATGGCCGCCTGGCCTACATCGACTTTGGCATGATGGATCAGCTCACCGAAGAAATGAAGGAGTACCTGGTGGACGCGCTGGTTCACCTGGTGGATCGCGACTACGACGCCTTGATCGACGATTTTATTCACTTGGGCTTTTTACAGCCGGATGTCAACCGTCAAGAGCTGATCCCTGCTTTGGAGACGGTGTTGGCGGATGTGTTGAACCAGGAGGTGGGCAACTTTAACTTCAAAACCGCCACCGACCAGTTCTCCGATTTGATGTACCGCTACCCCTTTCAGGTGCCCTCCCACTTTGCGTTGGTCATCCGCTCTTTGGTTACCCAAGAGGGGGTGGCCCTCAGCCTCTATCCGCAGTTTCGCATTGTCGGCGTGGCCTATCCCTATGTGGCCAAGCGCCTGCTGACGGACGAATCGCCCCGCATTCGCCAGCGGCTGCTGCAAGTGCTAATTAAAGATGGCAAGTTCCGCTGGAACCGCTTGGAGAACCTGATCCAAATTGCCCGCAGCGATGGGGGGCTGGATTGGGTACCCACCGCCCGCATGGGTTTGCGCTACCTGATGTCGGAGGAGGCCCGTGAACTGCGCCGCCAGTTGGTGCTTTCTCTCACGGAAGATGACCGCCTTCACTTTGAGGAGCTGCAGCGGCTGTGGCATGTGATCAGCCCCGACTTGTCTCCAACTCACCTCTGGCAGGCGGCACTGGGATCCCTGCCCTCAACCAGCGATCTGCAACATACTTTGGCCGAGTTGAGGGAACAGGTGCAGGCCCACCTGGAGCGGCTCAGCCCCTGGCGACTTCCCCAGCCCTGGCCGAATTGGCTGGCGGGAGTGGGACAGGAAAGGTAA
- a CDS encoding YggT family protein, with the protein MMLSPLLLPLPWTDGLSLGLVYGSAASLLFRSLYQFIVIYNALLIVRILLSWFPQLNWSNPILSVLSQLTDPYLNLFRGLIPPIGGLDFSPWLAFILLSFAMQVVGQFA; encoded by the coding sequence ATGATGCTCAGCCCTTTGTTGCTCCCTCTCCCTTGGACAGACGGCCTCTCTCTGGGGCTGGTCTACGGCAGTGCCGCGTCTTTGCTGTTTCGCTCCCTTTACCAGTTCATCGTCATTTACAACGCGCTGTTGATTGTGCGGATTTTGCTGAGCTGGTTCCCACAACTGAACTGGTCTAACCCCATTCTGTCGGTGCTCAGCCAGCTCACGGATCCCTATCTCAACCTCTTCCGCGGCCTCATCCCCCCCATCGGCGGCTTGGACTTTTCCCCCTGGCTGGCCTTCATTTTGCTCAGTTTTGCCATGCAGGTGGTGGGCCAGTTTGCCTAG
- a CDS encoding cytosine deaminase: MQIPGVAHYWLLNAQVPLSVLKEAVPGAVPNRDNLVLLDLEIEGGQIRQIRLATGIPPQGIPGVDLRRGQVWPCFVDIHTHLDKGHVWPRTPNPDGTFAGARQAGQEDWVKMKQAYDGDPEQFREDLYRRFSFGLRCSYAHGSQAVRTHLVCENPQVMGANWEVFVQLRREWAGRLELQAVTLVDLDFFLTPAGEKLADKVAELGGLLGGVVTMGPELDRQLDRVFALAKERGLALDFHTDETDDPGSLTLRHVAAAALRNDFPHQVVCGHCCSLAVQPPEVAHKTMALVREAGIAVVSLPMCNLYLQARNPGHTPRWRGVTLLHELKALGVPVMIASDNCRDPFYGFGDHDGLEVFREATRILHLDTPYGDWPQAITTTPARIMGLTERGQIGVGLPADLVLFKGRGFDELLSRPQHDRVVLRQGQPIDTALPDYAELDDLMERVGRT; the protein is encoded by the coding sequence ATGCAGATCCCCGGCGTTGCCCACTACTGGCTGCTGAATGCTCAGGTTCCCCTGTCGGTACTGAAGGAGGCGGTGCCAGGAGCTGTTCCCAACCGCGATAACCTGGTGTTGCTGGATCTGGAAATCGAAGGGGGGCAGATCCGCCAAATTCGGCTGGCAACAGGGATCCCGCCCCAGGGGATCCCCGGCGTGGATCTAAGGCGGGGCCAAGTGTGGCCGTGTTTTGTGGACATCCATACCCACCTGGACAAGGGGCATGTGTGGCCGCGCACCCCCAATCCCGATGGTACCTTTGCCGGGGCGAGGCAGGCCGGCCAGGAAGATTGGGTGAAGATGAAGCAAGCCTATGACGGGGATCCGGAGCAGTTTCGGGAGGATCTCTACCGTCGCTTCAGCTTTGGTTTGCGCTGCAGCTATGCCCATGGATCCCAGGCAGTGCGCACCCATCTGGTCTGTGAGAATCCTCAGGTTATGGGGGCCAACTGGGAGGTGTTTGTCCAGTTGCGCCGAGAGTGGGCGGGCAGACTGGAGCTGCAAGCAGTAACGCTGGTGGACCTAGACTTCTTTCTCACCCCCGCAGGGGAGAAGCTGGCAGACAAGGTGGCAGAGCTGGGCGGGCTCCTGGGTGGGGTGGTGACGATGGGGCCAGAGCTGGATCGGCAATTGGATCGGGTGTTTGCCCTGGCCAAGGAGCGGGGCTTGGCTCTGGACTTTCATACGGATGAGACGGATGATCCGGGATCCCTCACATTGAGACACGTAGCAGCGGCGGCCTTGCGCAACGATTTTCCCCATCAGGTGGTGTGTGGCCATTGCTGTAGCCTGGCCGTGCAACCGCCGGAGGTGGCCCACAAGACTATGGCCTTGGTCAGAGAGGCGGGAATTGCCGTGGTCAGCCTGCCCATGTGTAACCTGTACTTGCAAGCCCGTAACCCCGGCCATACCCCCCGCTGGCGGGGAGTGACGCTGTTGCATGAGCTGAAAGCCTTGGGCGTGCCGGTGATGATAGCCAGCGATAATTGCCGGGATCCCTTCTACGGCTTTGGGGATCACGATGGCTTGGAGGTGTTCCGGGAGGCCACCCGCATTTTGCACCTGGATACCCCCTATGGGGATTGGCCACAGGCGATTACCACCACCCCTGCCCGCATCATGGGCTTGACCGAGCGAGGGCAAATTGGGGTGGGGCTGCCGGCAGATCTGGTGCTGTTCAAAGGACGTGGCTTTGATGAGCTGCTTTCCCGTCCCCAGCACGACCGGGTGGTGCTGCGCCAAGGTCAGCCCATCGACACGGCGCTGCCGGACTACGCAGAGCTGGACGACTTGATGGAGAGGGTGGGGCGGACTTAG
- a CDS encoding lipid-A-disaccharide synthase-related protein translates to MNPQNLSRVLCLSNGHGEDEVGSRIALALTGLGISVQALPIVGEGTAYCRRGIPLLPLTQVMPSGGFIYQDWRQLWRDLRAGLLGLTGRQLALVRRAAAQVELVLAVGDIVPLLMAWWSGSPYVFVGTAKSDYYWRDEQGPYRRAWLGQPVSDYLPWERWLMARRRCRGSFLRDELTATALQKRGLRAFYLGNPMMDDLEPRGELPLDPDRPAVLLLPGSRPPEAYRNWALMMQVVEQLPPEIQVYAALSPNLERNPLQERIPARRRDLLLVWGDFGTCAHRATAVLAMAGTATEQCVGLGKPVVTLPGEGPQFTPRFAEAQTRLLGSAVHLTSPQQAPAVLCRILSRLASDPAYADQLRAHGQRRMGSPGAAQRIAAQIKAWLPNPAG, encoded by the coding sequence ATGAATCCACAGAATTTGTCGCGGGTGCTGTGCCTGAGCAATGGCCACGGGGAAGATGAGGTGGGCAGTCGCATCGCCCTGGCCCTGACCGGCCTGGGGATCTCGGTGCAAGCCCTGCCGATTGTGGGGGAAGGCACCGCCTATTGCCGCCGCGGCATCCCGCTGCTGCCCCTGACCCAGGTGATGCCTTCAGGGGGATTTATCTATCAAGATTGGCGGCAGTTGTGGCGGGATCTGCGCGCTGGCTTGCTGGGCCTGACGGGGCGGCAACTGGCTTTGGTTCGCCGGGCGGCGGCTCAGGTCGAGCTGGTGCTGGCGGTGGGGGACATTGTGCCTTTGTTAATGGCCTGGTGGAGCGGCAGCCCCTACGTCTTCGTGGGCACAGCCAAGTCGGACTATTATTGGCGGGACGAACAAGGGCCCTACCGACGCGCTTGGCTGGGACAGCCGGTTTCCGATTACCTGCCCTGGGAGCGCTGGCTCATGGCCCGCAGGCGCTGTCGCGGCTCCTTCTTGCGAGATGAGCTGACGGCCACCGCTCTGCAAAAACGGGGCCTCCGGGCTTTCTACCTGGGCAACCCGATGATGGATGACCTGGAGCCGCGGGGAGAATTGCCTTTGGATCCCGACCGGCCCGCGGTGCTGCTGCTGCCGGGATCCCGCCCGCCGGAAGCCTACCGCAACTGGGCCTTGATGATGCAGGTGGTAGAGCAACTGCCGCCGGAAATCCAAGTTTACGCCGCCCTCAGCCCTAACCTGGAGCGGAACCCCCTTCAAGAGCGGATCCCTGCTCGACGCCGCGACCTGCTCCTGGTGTGGGGAGATTTTGGCACCTGTGCTCACCGGGCAACAGCGGTGCTGGCCATGGCGGGGACGGCCACGGAACAATGCGTGGGCCTAGGGAAGCCGGTGGTCACCCTGCCGGGGGAGGGGCCGCAATTTACCCCCCGCTTTGCCGAAGCTCAAACCCGTCTCCTGGGATCCGCAGTCCACCTCACTTCACCCCAGCAGGCCCCTGCCGTGCTCTGCCGGATTCTGAGCCGCCTGGCCAGCGATCCCGCTTACGCCGACCAACTGCGAGCCCACGGGCAGCGGCGTATGGGATCCCCTGGCGCTGCTCAGCGCATTGCCGCCCAGATTAAAGCCTGGCTCCCCAACCCCGCTGGCTAA
- a CDS encoding thiamine phosphate synthase — protein MKPQAVARILDANLDRAREGLRVLEEWFRFGLENGELASECKAMRQALARWHSDPLRLARDTPADPGTQISHPQEEQRRDLGHLLQANCSRVQEALRVLEEYGKLAESSHWVAPGLAKLAKDMRYRLYVLESELLGGSLRQRLLAAHLYLVTSPVPHWLEVVEKALRGGVTLVQYRRKNLTDREMLWDLKQLRQVCDRYQALMIVNDRVDLALVSQADGVHLGQTDLPVAQARHLLGSQRLIGLSTTNAEELAQALNSGVDYIGVGPVYATPTKAEKPPAGLEYVRLAAEKAHLPWFAIGGIDLHNLAEVRQAGASRVAVVRALMEAADPTQTARAMLAELQRIPALS, from the coding sequence ATGAAACCGCAGGCCGTCGCCCGTATCCTGGATGCCAACCTCGACCGAGCTCGTGAGGGATTACGGGTGCTAGAGGAGTGGTTTCGCTTTGGCCTAGAAAACGGCGAGCTGGCCAGCGAATGCAAGGCCATGCGCCAAGCCCTGGCCCGCTGGCACAGCGACCCGCTGCGGTTGGCCCGCGACACCCCTGCCGATCCGGGCACCCAGATCTCCCATCCGCAAGAGGAGCAACGGCGGGATCTCGGCCACCTGCTGCAGGCCAATTGCAGCCGTGTGCAAGAAGCGCTGCGGGTCTTGGAAGAATACGGCAAGTTGGCCGAGTCCAGTCATTGGGTAGCACCCGGCCTGGCCAAGCTGGCCAAAGACATGCGTTATCGGCTCTATGTTCTAGAAAGCGAGCTGCTGGGGGGATCCCTGCGCCAACGGCTGTTGGCGGCCCATCTCTACCTGGTCACCAGCCCGGTGCCCCACTGGCTGGAGGTGGTGGAAAAGGCGCTGCGGGGAGGGGTGACGCTGGTGCAGTACCGCCGCAAGAACCTCACCGATAGGGAGATGCTCTGGGATCTCAAACAGTTGCGGCAAGTGTGCGACCGCTACCAGGCGTTGATGATCGTCAACGACCGGGTGGACTTGGCCTTGGTCAGCCAAGCGGATGGGGTGCACCTGGGCCAGACGGATCTGCCGGTTGCCCAGGCGCGGCACCTGCTGGGATCCCAGCGCCTGATTGGCCTGTCGACCACCAATGCCGAAGAGCTGGCCCAAGCCCTCAATAGCGGCGTGGACTATATCGGTGTCGGCCCCGTCTATGCCACCCCCACCAAAGCGGAAAAACCCCCCGCCGGCCTGGAGTACGTGCGCCTGGCCGCTGAGAAGGCCCACTTGCCCTGGTTTGCCATCGGCGGCATCGACCTCCACAACCTGGCCGAGGTGCGCCAGGCAGGCGCCAGCCGCGTAGCCGTGGTGCGGGCCCTGATGGAGGCGGCGGATCCCACCCAGACCGCCCGTGCCATGCTGGCCGAACTGCAACGGATCCCTGCTCTATCCTGA